The DNA window TGTGACATCCATTTTCACACCGAGAAGCCCCGCCAGTTCCGCCGCAAGCTCGCTGTCGGAAGGGAGACCGGCGAATTTGCCCCGCACTGAAGGTCTGTCATTAAAAAAGTAGCTGCCCATAATATCCTTCTGGGCGAACATGCCCCCGGCGCGGATAAACACATCCGCATGCTTTGAGGTCTCGGTTATGTTGGTATCTATGCTGATCAGCTTCACTTTTTCCAGAGCCCTGTGCCATTTTTCAGCCTCAGGGAAGGTCACGGCAGGGTTTGCGCCCACTATCACCATCACCGGGAACCGCTCAAGAGCATCCGGCAGGAGAGAGATATTCACCTTGCGCACGGGCTCCTTCGGGACTCCGGCAAGCTCCATCTTGGAGCCTCTGCCATAAAAAAGCAGGTGCTCGTTCCCCGTCTCCGCCGCCAGCCTGTTTATCCAGCGCACCGCAGCCATTCCGTTTTTGTAGCGCTGGAGCCCGAAGCCTGTTATGAATGCCGTTCTGCCTCTTTTTATATAGCCCGCGAAGAGCTCGAACTCCTCATCCGTGAGCCCTGTTTCTTTGACCAGTTCCCTGCGTCTGTCAGAATCTCCGGCGAGGTATGCCTCGCACAGAAGTCCGTCACAGGCAGGCTTGATCCGTATGAAATCAGTTGCGGAGGGTGCAGTTTCCGTCCGTATGGGATCTATATAGAGAATCCGTTTCCCGGCTTTTTTAAGCTTGAGAAGATAAGAGAAAAAGTGCTGGCTGACCGCCTTTGCGTTTCTGCCGAAAATGATGATATTGTCCGCATCCTCAAGATTCCGGACGGGAGGGTTTTCGCACACGCCGAAGTCAAGCTCGTGGGCGCTTTCCCCGGTTATGTCGCAGGGGCTGCCGTCTATGAAGACTGCTCCCTTTATGTTTGAAAAAAGAACATCCCACCAGCCCATGGCGTAGCCGAGGCTGCCTGAACCGCGCATATACAGAAATTCCCTCCCGCTGAGGGATTTTATGAGCTCCGCCGCTTTTTTCAGTGATTCAGGCTCAAACTCCGCCCCGTGGGTTATCTCCCTTTCGTAAAAGCCTTTCAGCTTGGAACAGACAAAGCCGTTGCGTCCGTCTTTTTCTTCGGCGGGCTTAAAAACAGGCACTCCGTCCTTTTCCTCAATATAAAAATCACAGAGATCGGGGCAGTCCTTGGAGCAAAATGTTCTCATAAATTATCTACCTTATATCAATCACGTATTTTTCGGTTATGTTGTCCTCGTTCATACCCATACCGGGCAGAACCTGCGCCCCTCGTATGGCAGCGTCAAGCGGTATGCAGAGCTCCCCGCCCTCCTCCTCGAAATGCAGCGCCGCAGAAAGTGAGGCTGATTTAACCGCCTTGAATGTGAGGACAGAGGCCTTGAATGTTCTCACGCCTATCACATTCCCCTGCTCGATATAGCATGTGAGGGTTCCGCCCCTGCTGTTCTCTGCGGAGCAGGCTTCGTAATATTTATAATCCATATTCTTTGTCATCTTTTCAAACTCTTTCCTGTCAGGAAAAAGGTAAATATTCAGAGGTTCAGCCGCGGAAAACTCCACAGTGTATTCGCTCCGGCCGCTTCCTCCTTCAAATGAGACAGCCCATGCGGTGTTTGCGGGCAGAAATGTTCTTGTGTCAGAAACGGTGAGTCTGCTTCCATACTCCTCCGCCACTGTGTTTTCAAACCTTACACGGTCTATTCCGCATACTCTGGAGTACATGTGGGTGTCGGTCGCCACAAGCTGGCTCTCCACACCTATGTTCCACAGCAGGGATGAAACAAGGATAGCCAGATCCTCACAGTCACCCGCCATCAGTGCGAGAGTTTCCTCCGGTTTCTGAATAAGCTCAAATCCTGCCGGGTCGCTCAGATAGCTGACCTTCTGCTGAACAAAGGCGTAAACCCTCGCCGCTCTGCACTCGGTATCAGCACATCCGGCAGTGAGCTCCGCGGCAATAGCCCTTAGCTGCGGGCTGTTTTTATCCACTGCTTTAACATAAGGCTGAAACCCTTTCCGCGTATATCTTTCAGGCATTTCACCCTTATATACCGGAATTTCTTTCCTGCCGCCGAGAAAAAATACGGCAAATGCTGCAAGAAAAAGCACCAGCGAGAGACCAAGCATTTTAGGGCGCATTAAAGCTCCATATCCACAGTCATTTCGCTGCCGTCACGCCTGATTTTCAGGGTAACAGTATTCCCCGGCTTCATATAAAACAGGGCTATTTTCAGATCCTCAAGGGAGTTAACCTCAAAGAAGTCTATGCCGATTATCACATCCCCTGTCCTGAGCCCTGCCTTTTTCGCAGGGGTATCATCGCCTATGTCGGTAACCTCCGGCGCTGTTTCGGGATTTTTCACAGCTACACCCAGCTTGGGAGCAGCCGCGCCGTCCAGCCTGCCGGGATAAAGCACAAAATCTGCTATGCCTTTTTCTGCGGGCTCGTCCTGAACTATGGAAATATATTTCATCCCTGTACGCCTTTTAACCCTTTCAGGCACACCGTAACCCTTTCTTATGTGGCCGTTTCCGGCGAGGACAACAACTATGCCCTCATTATTTTTCACGTAATCCGCCACTGTCTCGGCCATTGTTTCATCCCAGAGAAGCTGCGCCTCAAGGAAATTCTCGAAGACCTGCCTTGAGGGGTGCATATTGTATATCCATTTGAGATCCTCCCTGTAGCGTGGGTCTGTGTAGTCCAATTCAGATGCCGTGTGCTCCCGTTCATCGGCGGAGAGCGTGAAGAGGCCGTCAGAGGCGGTCTTCTTGGTCGCCTCCGTAGGAGCATTCAGCGCAATTATCCTTATGCCGTGCTCTCTGGCATAGGTAAGGATCGGTTTATACAGGTGATAGTCATACCGCCAGCGGGTGAAATATTCCGTCTGTTTCAGCATCATCCGTTCGTCTGTAAGTCCCTCTGTGTAATCATCCAGAGCCTTCTGGAAAGGACGCTGGAACATCTCCATCCCTATTGTGATTCTGCCGTATTTCTCATGCAGGAGTTTTATCATGGCAAGCTGGTTTGCGTGGTGGGAGTGCTCGTCATGCTTCTCGCCGATGAAGACAAGCCTTGTTCCCTCAGCTTCCGCCGCTATCTCCTCAAGGCTCATGGCTGCGGAGACTCTGAAAGCGAACTCCCTGTTCTTTATCTCATAGATAACGCCGTCTTCAGTGCG is part of the Geovibrio ferrireducens genome and encodes:
- a CDS encoding transglutaminase-like domain-containing protein translates to MRPKMLGLSLVLFLAAFAVFFLGGRKEIPVYKGEMPERYTRKGFQPYVKAVDKNSPQLRAIAAELTAGCADTECRAARVYAFVQQKVSYLSDPAGFELIQKPEETLALMAGDCEDLAILVSSLLWNIGVESQLVATDTHMYSRVCGIDRVRFENTVAEEYGSRLTVSDTRTFLPANTAWAVSFEGGSGRSEYTVEFSAAEPLNIYLFPDRKEFEKMTKNMDYKYYEACSAENSRGGTLTCYIEQGNVIGVRTFKASVLTFKAVKSASLSAALHFEEEGGELCIPLDAAIRGAQVLPGMGMNEDNITEKYVIDIR
- a CDS encoding molybdopterin dinucleotide binding domain-containing protein, yielding MRTFCSKDCPDLCDFYIEEKDGVPVFKPAEEKDGRNGFVCSKLKGFYEREITHGAEFEPESLKKAAELIKSLSGREFLYMRGSGSLGYAMGWWDVLFSNIKGAVFIDGSPCDITGESAHELDFGVCENPPVRNLEDADNIIIFGRNAKAVSQHFFSYLLKLKKAGKRILYIDPIRTETAPSATDFIRIKPACDGLLCEAYLAGDSDRRRELVKETGLTDEEFELFAGYIKRGRTAFITGFGLQRYKNGMAAVRWINRLAAETGNEHLLFYGRGSKMELAGVPKEPVRKVNISLLPDALERFPVMVIVGANPAVTFPEAEKWHRALEKVKLISIDTNITETSKHADVFIRAGGMFAQKDIMGSYFFNDRPSVRGKFAGLPSDSELAAELAGLLGVKMDVTEPDRVERKTPPVRKYSVKPLESAVPYEHSGYRLITGSHTAYLNSQIPPSLGENDSRVFISPETAAKEQLAEGDRVEISGLPGCFTGIAGISGDIPDNVVFAYKNRRMTEGYINNATPFILTDSGNGIAYYDTFVNIVRK